A genomic window from Thunnus maccoyii chromosome 2, fThuMac1.1, whole genome shotgun sequence includes:
- the LOC121883594 gene encoding uncharacterized protein LOC121883594, translated as MKWFTVYQAGFTYIQTELSADGNRVTYNMSEESHPNLTINGLRDSDAKFYCCINTTETPELCWHNRTKLRVADLQVKVIPATEGQTVSLICKTSCPLTENPAAYIWYKNREFLYQDWSPWYQQLVSSEEAVRYSCAIKDYEHLRAPEVSVDSVTSTCFTVTYTEGRMCSYKQTSVDESCSITYPRGVDYKNCWSVNYIRRRICALEGSSVNISSEYLYPDNQQPESKVWYKMKRSGEEEAVETTEDAVRVQYLDNMNNQHILRIKNLKKTDSAEYIFRLQKDRRRLKGDPPGVTLIVSGLEVKLHPAVVTEGQRVTLTCSTSCPLTDNTNYIWYLNSQSLMVPENQNKHLVLDPYHRNINSSSWSCYSNNSCNC; from the exons ATGAAATGGTTCACTGTATACCAGGCTGGCTTCACCTATATTCAGACTGAGCTCTCTGCAGATGGAAATCGCGTAACGTACAACATGTCTGAAGAGAGTCACCCAAATCTAACAATAAATGGTCTAAGAGACAGTGATGCAAAGTTTTACTGCTGCATCAACACTACAGAGACACCAGAACTCTGCTGGCACAACAGAACTAAGCTCCGTGTTGCAG ACCTGCAGGTGAAGGTGATTCCTGCCACAGAGGGACAGACAGTATCACTGATATGCAAAACCAGTTGTCCTCTGACTGAAAACCCTGCAGCCTACATCTGGTACAAGAACAGAGAGTTTCTCTATCAGGACTGGTCTCCCTGGTACCAACAGCTGGTCAGCAGTGAGGAAGCAGTCAGATACTCCTGTGCTATCAAAGATTACGAGCATCTCAGAGCTCCTGAAGTCTCAGTGG attCTGTCACATCGACCTGCTTTACTGTGACCTACACTGAAGGAAGAATGTGTTCTTATAAGCAGACATCAGTGGATGAGTCCTGCTCCATCACATATCCCAGAG GTGTTGATTATAAGAACTGCTGGAGTGTAAATTACATCAGAAGGAGAATCTGTGCCCTGGAAGGCTCTTCAGTGAACATTTCAAGTGAATATTTGTATCCTGACAACCAGCAGCCTGAGTCTAAAGTTTGGTATAAAATGAAGAGAAGTGGTGAGGAGGAAGCTGTGGAGACGACTGAGGATGCAGTTCGCGTGCAGTATCttgacaacatgaacaaccagCACATCCTGAGAATCAAAAACCTGAAGAAGACTGACTCAGCAGAATACATATTCAGACTCCAAAAAGATAGACGGAGACTGAAGGGTGATCCACCTGGAGTGACTCTGATTGTCTCAG GCTTGGAAGTTAAGTTGCATCCTGCTGTGGTGACAGAGGGCCAGAGAGTCACACTGACCTGCAGTACCAGCTGTCCTCTGACTGACAACACAAACTACATTTGGTATTTGAACAGTCAATCTCTGATGGTGCCagagaaccaaaacaaacacctgGTTCTAGACCCA TACCACAGGAacatcaacagcagcagttgGAGTTGTTACAGCAACAACTCCTGCAACTGTTGA
- the LOC121883560 gene encoding uncharacterized protein LOC121883560, translating to MSEESHPTLTIKDLTDNDATSYCCRESAENPQDCRQSTIFLHVADLQVKVIPATEGQTVSLICSSSCPLTENPAAYIWYKNGEFLYQDWSPWYQQLVSSEEAVRYSCAIKDYKHLRAPEVSVDSVTSTCFTVTYAKGRMCSKKQTSVDGSCSITYPREVGLQRTPAEVNHTRLTCNTSCPLADNQTAYRWYNNRLLMSEKLLVPNSSPDIFSCAVKDHEDLHSAEVCVDDENCWSVNYISRRICALEGSSVNISSEYLHPDNQQPVSKVWYKMKRSGEEEAVEPTEDPVHVQYHDNMNNQHILRIKNLKKTDSAEYTFRLLKDDEVRKGNPPGVTLIVSGNSCLYTFQ from the exons ATGTCTGAAGAGAGTCATCCAACTCTAACAATCAAAGATCTGACAGACAATGATGCAACGTCTTACTGCTGTAGAGAGAGTGCAGAAAACCCACAAGACTGCAGGCAAAGTACAATCTTCCTCCATGTTGCAG ACCTGCAGGTGAAGGTGATTCCTGCCACAGAGGGACAGACAGTATCACTGATTTGTAGCTCCAGTTGTCCTCTGACTGAAAACCCTGCAGCCTACATCTGGTACAAGAACGGAGAGTTTCTCTATCAGGACTGGTCTCCCTGGTACCAACAGCTGGTCAGCAGTGAGGAAGCAGTCAGATACTCCTGTGCTATCAAAGACTACAAGCATCTCAGAGCTCCTGAAGTCTCAGTGG aTTCTGTCACATCGACCTGCTTTACTGTGACCTACGCTAAAGGAAGAATGTGTTCTAAAAAGCAGACATCAGTGGATGGGTCCTGCTCCATCACATATCCCAGAG AAGTAGGTCTACAAAGGACTCCTGCAGAGGTGAATCATACTAGACTGACCTGTAACACCAGCTGTCCACTGGCTGACAACCAAACTGCCTATAGATGGTACAATAACAGACTCTTAATGTCTGAGAAGCTTTTAGTTCCCAACTCCTCTCCTGATATCTTCTCCTGTGCTGTCAAAGACCACGAGGATCTGCACTCTGCTGAAGTCT GTGTTGATGATGAGAACTGCTGGAGTGTAAATTACATCAGTAGGAGAATCTGTGCCCTGGAAGGCTCTTCAGTGAACATTTCAAGTGAATATTTGCATCCTGACAACCAGCAGCCTGTGTCTAAAGTTTGGTATAAAATGAAGAGAAGTGGTGAGGAGGAAGCTGTGGAGCCGACTGAGGATCCAGTTCACGTGCAGTATcatgacaacatgaacaaccagCACATCCTGAGAATCAAAAACCTGAAGAAGACTGACTCAGCAGAATACACATTCAGACTCCTAAAAGATGATGAAGTACGGAAGGGTAATCCACCTGGAGTGACTCTGATTGTCTCAGGTAATTCCTGTCTGTATACTTTTCAATAG